In Clostridium sp. SY8519, one genomic interval encodes:
- a CDS encoding PcfB family protein produces the protein MQEEIENRTVNLMITTTRLTARALISGYHKFEERRKQRAAARSARKSQKPTGKQTVKQLIGQNQGVSSIDIAKTDLKGFEKYARTYGVDYAITKDKSGDVPKYLCFFKARDADAMTAAFNAYSAEVLKRQKAPSVLKQLAKLKAYVKALPVKTRTKEKERDLNR, from the coding sequence TTGCAGGAAGAGATAGAAAACAGGACCGTGAACCTGATGATCACAACGACAAGACTGACTGCCAGGGCACTGATCTCCGGTTATCACAAATTTGAAGAGCGGCGCAAACAGCGGGCAGCAGCGAGATCCGCCAGAAAAAGCCAGAAACCGACAGGAAAGCAGACGGTAAAGCAGCTGATTGGGCAGAACCAGGGCGTCAGCAGTATTGATATCGCCAAGACAGACCTGAAAGGATTTGAAAAATACGCCAGGACCTACGGCGTGGACTATGCCATAACCAAAGACAAGTCTGGCGATGTTCCGAAGTATCTCTGCTTCTTCAAGGCCAGGGATGCCGACGCCATGACAGCCGCTTTCAATGCCTATTCCGCAGAGGTCCTGAAAAGGCAGAAAGCTCCAAGCGTGCTGAAGCAGCTGGCGAAGCTGAAGGCCTATGTGAAGGCGCTTCCGGTCAAGACCAGGACAAAGGAGAAAGAGAGGGATCTGAACCGATGA
- a CDS encoding helix-turn-helix transcriptional regulator has product MYTKLSIPERLKDLRVVDKHLTLEQLAEQTGLSKSALGKYEGDDYKDISPFAIATLAEFYGVSTDYLMGLSENKTIPNSDLQSLHLSDEMIELLRSGRINNRLLCELATHEGFPRLMTDITVIVDRIAGMRVSQMNLELEAARQSVMESYAPGDDDLYMRTLEVAQIDGEDYFNHIVHKDIDKIVKDIQTAHTNDATTADERQETVAEVRQKFEKLVQTGTSGEEAFIQVFCDQMEIPYEKLTSAEFTAFLGILRKSKKAKRTKSMRGKGSPIPPNRNGRQKR; this is encoded by the coding sequence ATGTACACAAAACTGTCAATCCCGGAACGGCTCAAAGACCTGCGGGTGGTGGATAAGCACCTGACACTGGAACAGCTGGCAGAACAAACCGGCCTGTCCAAGTCGGCGCTGGGGAAATATGAGGGCGATGACTACAAGGACATCAGCCCATTTGCGATTGCAACGCTGGCAGAGTTTTACGGCGTGTCCACCGACTATCTGATGGGGCTGTCGGAAAATAAGACCATCCCTAATTCTGATCTCCAGTCGCTCCATTTGAGCGATGAAATGATTGAGCTATTAAGAAGCGGCAGGATCAACAACCGTCTGCTCTGCGAGCTTGCCACCCATGAAGGTTTTCCCCGGCTCATGACGGACATTACCGTTATCGTTGACCGTATCGCCGGTATGCGTGTCAGCCAGATGAATCTGGAACTGGAAGCTGCCCGGCAGAGCGTCATGGAAAGCTATGCGCCGGGAGACGATGACCTTTATATGCGAACCCTTGAAGTCGCACAGATAGACGGAGAGGATTATTTCAATCACATCGTCCATAAAGACATTGACAAGATCGTAAAAGACATCCAAACAGCACACACAAACGACGCTACCACCGCTGATGAACGGCAGGAAACCGTAGCCGAAGTCCGGCAAAAGTTTGAAAAGCTTGTGCAGACGGGAACCAGCGGAGAGGAAGCCTTTATTCAGGTTTTCTGCGACCAGATGGAAATTCCTTATGAGAAACTGACTTCTGCGGAATTTACTGCCTTTTTGGGAATCCTCAGAAAATCCAAAAAAGCAAAACGAACTAAAAGTATGCGGGGAAAGGGCAGCCCAATTCCTCCCAACCGGAATGGCAGACAGAAGCGTTAA
- a CDS encoding CHC2 zinc finger domain-containing protein, whose translation MGKSNVFETVKQSVTTRQAAEFYGIPVGRNGMACCPFHDDRHPSMKVDRRFHCFACQGDGDVIDFTSRLFGLGSKEAALKLAEDFSVSLDSKGHGPPRKTIIKRKISEEVRYRQAEQKCFRVLCDYLRLLERWKEEYAPKQPEDDWHPLFVEALHRQPYIEYLLDILLSDSIEERASVVAEYGKEVKKIEQRISEFTASHPAGCDERSRGHSAGTERPRCAGEPFCHR comes from the coding sequence GTGGGGAAATCGAATGTATTTGAAACAGTAAAGCAGTCTGTCACGACAAGACAGGCTGCGGAATTTTATGGGATTCCAGTAGGACGGAACGGGATGGCCTGTTGTCCTTTTCACGATGACAGACATCCCAGCATGAAGGTGGACAGGCGGTTCCATTGCTTTGCCTGTCAGGGGGACGGAGATGTGATTGATTTCACTTCCCGCCTCTTTGGACTGGGCAGTAAGGAAGCTGCCTTGAAGCTGGCAGAGGATTTCTCTGTCAGTCTTGACAGCAAAGGTCATGGTCCGCCACGAAAGACAATCATCAAAAGAAAAATCAGCGAGGAAGTGCGATACCGGCAGGCAGAGCAGAAATGTTTTCGGGTGCTGTGCGATTACCTGCGTCTGCTGGAACGCTGGAAAGAAGAATATGCTCCCAAACAGCCGGAGGATGACTGGCATCCCCTGTTTGTGGAGGCTCTGCACAGGCAGCCATATATCGAATATCTGCTGGATATTCTCCTGTCTGACAGCATAGAAGAACGTGCTTCCGTGGTTGCTGAGTATGGAAAAGAGGTGAAGAAAATTGAGCAGCGAATATCAGAATTTACCGCCAGCCACCCGGCAGGCTGTGATGAGCGCAGCCGAGGCCATAGCGCCGGAACAGAGCGCCCAAGATGTGCGGGAGAGCCTTTCTGTCACCGATAA
- a CDS encoding virulence-associated E family protein, whose product MSAAEAIAPEQSAQDVRESLSVTDKGKTANTIDNCRIVFCCDPLLRDAIRLNLLTDRVDIVRDLGWRRNTSALTDTDVKYLLLYFEQNYELTSEKKITAALSIVANENCYHPIQDVLNSLVWDGTPRIRSCLHHFLGADESDYVEEMLKHFLLGAIRRVFRPGSKYEEMLCLVGGQGAGKSTFFRLLAIRDEWFSDDLKKLDDDRVFQKLQGHWIIEMSEMLATSSAKSIEEIRSFISRQKETYRTPYESQPKDRLRQCVFGGSSNTLDFLPLDRAGNRRFLPIMIYSENAEVHILEDEDASRAYLLQVWAEAMTIYRSGQYSMKFSKSIQRQLVEVQKDFMPEDTEAGQIQGFLEHYTGNMVCSKQLFKEALGHTFDQPKRWQLHNINEIMNTVVTGWKPFSNPRMFAGYGRQKGWECDNFDNELSDNEGGFVELSEEECSQLELPKEWIA is encoded by the coding sequence ATGAGCGCAGCCGAGGCCATAGCGCCGGAACAGAGCGCCCAAGATGTGCGGGAGAGCCTTTCTGTCACCGATAAGGGAAAAACCGCCAATACCATCGACAACTGCCGGATCGTGTTCTGCTGTGATCCGCTCCTGCGGGATGCTATCCGGTTAAATCTCCTGACCGACCGGGTGGACATTGTACGGGATTTGGGCTGGCGCAGGAACACCAGCGCCTTAACAGATACCGATGTGAAATATCTTCTCCTCTATTTTGAGCAGAACTACGAGCTGACCAGTGAGAAAAAGATCACAGCTGCACTTTCCATTGTAGCAAACGAAAATTGCTATCACCCGATTCAGGATGTGCTGAACAGCCTTGTCTGGGACGGGACACCCCGCATCCGTTCCTGCCTGCACCACTTTCTTGGCGCTGATGAAAGCGACTATGTGGAAGAAATGCTGAAACACTTCCTGCTGGGCGCTATCCGCCGGGTATTCCGTCCCGGTTCCAAATATGAGGAAATGCTCTGTCTGGTAGGCGGCCAAGGTGCCGGGAAGTCCACTTTCTTCCGCCTGCTGGCAATCCGGGACGAGTGGTTTTCCGATGACCTGAAAAAGCTGGACGATGACCGGGTGTTCCAGAAGCTGCAAGGCCACTGGATCATCGAGATGTCGGAAATGCTTGCCACCAGCAGCGCAAAGAGCATTGAAGAAATTCGCTCCTTTATCAGCCGACAGAAGGAAACCTACCGAACGCCTTATGAATCCCAGCCCAAAGACCGGCTGCGGCAGTGTGTGTTCGGCGGTTCTTCCAACACATTGGACTTCCTGCCGCTGGATCGGGCCGGGAACCGGCGCTTTCTCCCAATCATGATTTACTCGGAGAATGCGGAGGTTCATATTTTGGAGGACGAGGATGCTTCCAGAGCCTATCTTTTGCAGGTGTGGGCAGAAGCCATGACCATTTACCGCAGCGGACAGTATTCCATGAAATTCAGCAAGAGCATCCAGCGTCAGCTGGTGGAGGTGCAGAAGGACTTCATGCCGGAGGATACGGAGGCCGGGCAGATACAGGGCTTTCTGGAACACTACACTGGGAACATGGTCTGTTCCAAGCAGCTGTTCAAGGAGGCGCTGGGGCATACCTTTGACCAGCCGAAGCGGTGGCAGCTGCACAATATCAACGAGATCATGAACACAGTCGTGACCGGCTGGAAGCCTTTCTCCAATCCCAGGATGTTCGCCGGGTACGGCAGGCAAAAGGGTTGGGAATGTGACAATTTCGACAACGAACTGTCCGACAACGAAGGCGGATTTGTGGAACTGAGCGAGGAAGAATGCAGCCAGCTGGAACTTCCGAAGGAGTGGATTGCCTGA
- a CDS encoding recombinase family protein: MSRKKQVNQKITALYCRISLDDGSDNESMSISNQKLMLRDFAEKNGMFQYEYYVDDGYTGRNFNRPSFQRMIADIEAGKIGCVITKDLSRLGRNYIEAGSYIEIFFPKHNVRYIAITDGVDSLTRQEMDITPFKNILNDMYSRDISKKVLAGRMTRSRQGKFCGGQPPLGLMRDPDDRGHLILDPETAPVIRKIYDMALDGWGCMRIAKQLMDDKVPITRVKSNTECDVNYYAWGGARISHILRNPFYKGAHLVCRTHQKGIRSNTYDIIPREDWEIIEDCHEAIVSPEEWEQVQSIIDRRPTIMKGNSCPFYNLFHGIIYCATCGKSMQVRYEKVGRTGKNRFTGEMREPIDKAYYICQTYNRLGKNACTSHKIEARDLYDLVLKDIQELAAQALKDADAFYQRLSSRMERRYLIDASQTQKERQRLEARNQEIDGMFLSLYTDKAKGILTEQRFMKLTAALEQEQEANQKRLQDLMLMMRHSDEQESEVRTFIREIRRYAAIEELDEAVLNRLISKILVGEVKKIDGQKVQEVRIIYNFVGEIPEITE; this comes from the coding sequence ATGAGCAGGAAAAAACAAGTCAATCAAAAAATCACAGCGCTTTACTGCCGTATCTCTCTGGACGATGGCAGCGATAATGAGAGCATGAGCATTAGCAACCAGAAACTTATGCTCCGGGACTTTGCCGAAAAAAACGGGATGTTCCAGTATGAGTATTATGTGGATGACGGTTATACAGGCCGCAACTTCAACCGCCCTTCCTTTCAGCGTATGATTGCTGATATTGAGGCGGGAAAGATTGGCTGTGTCATCACAAAAGACCTGTCCAGACTGGGCAGAAATTATATCGAGGCCGGCAGCTATATCGAAATCTTTTTCCCCAAACACAATGTACGATATATCGCCATTACAGACGGAGTTGACAGCCTGACCCGCCAGGAAATGGACATCACGCCCTTTAAGAATATCCTGAATGATATGTACAGCCGGGATATTTCCAAAAAGGTGCTGGCGGGGCGTATGACCCGTTCCCGGCAGGGAAAGTTTTGTGGTGGGCAGCCGCCTCTCGGATTGATGCGTGACCCGGATGACCGGGGGCATTTGATCCTTGACCCGGAGACGGCGCCGGTGATCCGAAAAATCTATGACATGGCGCTGGACGGCTGGGGCTGTATGCGGATCGCAAAGCAGCTCATGGATGACAAGGTTCCTATCACGAGGGTAAAGAGCAATACGGAATGTGACGTCAACTATTATGCGTGGGGCGGTGCAAGGATCAGTCATATCCTGCGAAACCCATTCTATAAGGGCGCACATCTGGTCTGCCGGACACATCAGAAAGGGATTCGTTCCAACACCTATGACATTATCCCCCGTGAGGACTGGGAAATCATTGAGGATTGCCATGAAGCAATCGTTTCCCCGGAAGAATGGGAGCAGGTGCAGTCAATCATTGACCGCAGACCTACCATTATGAAAGGCAACTCCTGTCCCTTCTATAACCTGTTCCACGGTATCATTTACTGTGCTACCTGCGGAAAGTCCATGCAGGTGCGGTATGAAAAGGTGGGCAGAACCGGAAAAAACCGTTTTACCGGCGAGATGCGGGAGCCGATTGACAAGGCGTATTATATCTGCCAGACCTACAACCGGCTGGGCAAGAACGCCTGCACCAGCCATAAGATCGAGGCAAGGGATTTGTATGACCTTGTTCTGAAGGACATTCAGGAACTGGCGGCACAGGCTCTCAAAGATGCCGACGCATTTTATCAGCGACTGAGCAGCCGGATGGAGCGCCGGTATCTGATAGACGCTTCCCAGACGCAGAAAGAACGCCAGCGGCTGGAAGCCAGAAATCAGGAGATTGACGGGATGTTCCTGAGCCTTTACACCGATAAGGCTAAAGGGATACTGACCGAGCAGCGTTTTATGAAGCTGACGGCGGCGCTGGAACAGGAGCAGGAAGCCAACCAGAAGCGCCTGCAAGACCTGATGTTGATGATGCGACACTCTGACGAACAGGAAAGCGAAGTCCGCACCTTTATCCGGGAAATCCGGCGCTACGCCGCCATTGAAGAACTGGACGAGGCGGTGCTGAACCGGCTCATCAGCAAGATTCTGGTGGGTGAAGTCAAGAAGATTGACGGACAGAAAGTGCAGGAAGTCAGGATCATTTATAACTTTGTCGGAGAAATCCCGGAGATTACAGAATAA
- a CDS encoding ABC transporter permease, with amino-acid sequence MKSYLSLVPISAKVRKRQNRMTILCVIISIFLVTAIFSVADMMIRTQSDRMTGKNGSWHIELDGISQETALKIAERDDVVSIGAVTIFNPDGELPYRMDGKRVVLYGIDESYLTMNSTGAAEGRFPQGMGEIMLSSNAARVLQVAVGDTVTLRTPSGDWDFTVSGLGGVEESYYSGQYSLMDAYLPRTAFAALMEQNNVHNLQTSYYVQFTSASKAAKAIPELTAQHNLPENAVSENTGVMAIAGQSDSSAAKNVYSLAAVLFVLVLLAGVLMISGSMNSNLAQRIQFFGMMRCIGMSKSQIIRFVRLEALNWCKTAVPVGVLLGTLASWSICAALHYGIGGEFSTTPVFQISPVGLVSGIVVGIVTVLLAAESPARRAARVSPVAAVSGTGENLSASRHASNYSFGKIELSLGAHHAIAGKKNLFLMTSSFALSIVLVLCFSVLLKFAGLLLPGQAPWQPDILLNGYGNEQVLSRSMAEQLRAIPGVGYVWGATGLTNTPASSPQKEVEHVVLGSYDDFMMEKSRDLVVAGRMADQAASSNEVMTIYNKNNPLKVGDTVYISGRDLTIVGAFSEGMFPDDVTVICPQALFDRLVGAQNYNMIGVLLNDSATEQTVMQIAHLATDEIIVSDVRERNSQEAATYLASRIVVYGFLAIIGLISLFNIVNSISMSVSARTKQYGVMRAIGMDGSQLTRMVAAEAFTYAVSGLIVGCIAGLLLSRMLYARLITRYFGMTWHLPGMTLCLIILFVFAAAALAVHAPAKRIRNMAITETINEL; translated from the coding sequence ATGAAAAGCTATTTAAGCCTTGTGCCGATCTCTGCAAAGGTGCGGAAACGGCAGAATCGGATGACCATTCTGTGTGTCATTATTTCGATATTTCTGGTGACAGCAATTTTTAGCGTGGCGGATATGATGATTCGAACCCAAAGCGACCGAATGACCGGCAAAAACGGAAGTTGGCACATAGAGTTGGACGGCATTTCTCAAGAAACAGCCCTGAAAATTGCGGAGCGGGATGATGTGGTTTCGATTGGTGCAGTTACGATATTTAACCCGGACGGAGAACTGCCCTACCGCATGGACGGAAAAAGGGTTGTACTTTATGGTATTGATGAATCCTATCTGACAATGAATTCAACTGGTGCCGCCGAAGGACGCTTTCCGCAGGGAATGGGCGAAATCATGCTCAGCAGCAATGCAGCGCGTGTCCTTCAAGTTGCAGTTGGGGACACTGTTACACTACGTACGCCGTCCGGAGACTGGGATTTTACAGTGTCCGGTTTGGGCGGTGTGGAGGAAAGCTACTATTCCGGGCAATATTCTTTGATGGATGCCTACCTGCCGCGCACAGCATTTGCAGCGCTGATGGAGCAGAACAACGTCCATAATCTTCAAACGTCATATTATGTCCAGTTTACCAGCGCGTCTAAGGCAGCTAAAGCAATCCCGGAACTGACGGCACAGCATAACCTGCCGGAAAATGCTGTCTCAGAAAACACCGGTGTGATGGCTATCGCCGGACAAAGCGATAGCAGCGCCGCAAAAAATGTTTACAGCCTTGCCGCAGTTCTGTTTGTGCTGGTTCTTCTGGCAGGTGTACTGATGATCTCCGGCAGCATGAACAGCAATCTGGCACAACGAATCCAGTTCTTCGGAATGATGCGCTGTATCGGCATGAGCAAATCTCAAATTATCCGATTTGTCCGTTTAGAAGCGCTTAACTGGTGCAAAACGGCTGTGCCCGTAGGCGTTCTGCTTGGCACACTTGCCAGCTGGAGCATTTGCGCGGCGCTGCATTATGGCATCGGTGGCGAGTTTTCCACAACACCGGTTTTTCAAATCAGTCCTGTAGGTTTAGTCAGTGGCATCGTGGTCGGTATCGTGACCGTCCTGCTGGCGGCAGAGTCACCGGCGCGACGGGCGGCACGGGTCTCACCTGTGGCGGCGGTCTCCGGCACGGGAGAGAATCTTTCCGCTTCGCGTCATGCTTCAAACTATAGCTTTGGAAAAATCGAGTTGTCGTTGGGAGCCCATCACGCCATTGCCGGTAAAAAGAACCTGTTTTTAATGACATCTTCTTTTGCACTCAGTATTGTTTTGGTGCTCTGCTTTTCTGTACTGCTTAAATTTGCCGGCTTGCTTTTGCCCGGTCAAGCTCCGTGGCAGCCGGATATTCTCTTGAACGGGTACGGAAACGAACAGGTATTGTCCCGCAGTATGGCAGAACAGCTGCGTGCGATTCCGGGTGTTGGGTATGTCTGGGGCGCAACCGGTCTTACCAACACTCCTGCCAGCAGTCCGCAGAAAGAGGTAGAGCATGTGGTGCTGGGTTCCTACGATGATTTTATGATGGAAAAAAGCAGGGATCTCGTTGTAGCAGGCAGGATGGCCGATCAGGCAGCCAGCAGCAACGAAGTCATGACGATCTATAATAAAAACAACCCGTTGAAGGTTGGAGATACCGTTTATATAAGCGGAAGAGACCTTACCATTGTGGGGGCTTTTTCGGAGGGAATGTTCCCGGATGATGTTACAGTCATCTGCCCACAGGCGCTATTTGACCGTCTGGTCGGAGCGCAGAACTATAATATGATCGGCGTTTTGCTGAACGATTCAGCAACAGAGCAGACTGTAATGCAAATTGCCCACCTTGCAACAGACGAGATCATTGTATCGGATGTGCGAGAGCGTAATTCGCAGGAAGCTGCTACCTATCTGGCTTCCAGAATTGTCGTATATGGTTTTCTGGCGATTATTGGACTGATTTCTCTTTTTAATATTGTCAACAGCATTTCGATGAGCGTTTCTGCCCGTACAAAGCAGTATGGCGTCATGCGTGCAATTGGAATGGATGGCAGTCAGCTTACTCGGATGGTTGCTGCGGAAGCCTTTACCTATGCTGTTTCCGGGCTGATTGTCGGCTGTATTGCCGGTCTGCTGCTGAGCCGTATGCTGTACGCTCGACTCATTACACGCTATTTTGGCATGACATGGCATCTGCCAGGAATGACGCTCTGCCTTATCATTCTATTCGTATTTGCTGCCGCAGCTCTTGCGGTTCATGCCCCAGCGAAGCGGATTCGAAACATGGCAATTACTGAAACAATCAATGAATTATAA
- a CDS encoding ABC transporter ATP-binding protein, with protein sequence MNLLEVKNICKTYGSGETAVKALKDVSFSVPKGEYVAVVGESGSGKSTLLNMIGALDTPTTGKVLIDGKDIFAMDERKLTVFRRRNIGFIFQAFNLVPELTVEQNIIFPVLLDYQKPDKKYLEELLAVLNLKERRNHLPSQLSGGQQQRVAIGRALITRPALILADEPTGNLDTQNSSEVIALLKEASKKYEQTIIMITHNRSIAQTADRVLQVSDGNLTDFGRCRE encoded by the coding sequence ATGAATTTATTAGAGGTCAAAAACATTTGTAAGACCTATGGCAGCGGAGAAACCGCAGTCAAGGCTTTGAAGGATGTCAGTTTTTCCGTTCCCAAGGGGGAATATGTGGCCGTCGTGGGGGAATCCGGTTCCGGCAAAAGTACGCTGCTGAACATGATCGGCGCGCTGGACACGCCCACGACCGGCAAGGTGCTGATCGACGGTAAGGACATTTTTGCCATGGACGAGCGCAAGCTGACGGTATTCCGCCGCAGGAACATTGGCTTTATCTTTCAGGCGTTTAACCTTGTGCCGGAGTTAACGGTGGAGCAGAACATAATCTTCCCGGTGCTGCTGGACTACCAGAAGCCGGATAAGAAATATCTGGAAGAACTTCTTGCGGTACTGAACCTGAAAGAGCGCCGGAACCATCTGCCCAGCCAGCTCTCCGGCGGACAGCAGCAGCGTGTGGCGATTGGCCGTGCGCTCATTACCCGGCCAGCCCTGATCCTGGCTGACGAGCCGACCGGCAATCTGGACACCCAGAACAGCAGCGAGGTCATTGCCCTGCTGAAAGAAGCATCCAAAAAGTATGAGCAGACGATTATTATGATTACCCACAACCGTAGTATCGCGCAAACGGCTGACCGGGTATTGCAGGTATCGGACGGTAACCTCACCGATTTTGGGAGGTGCCGGGAATGA
- a CDS encoding HAMP domain-containing sensor histidine kinase, translated as MKILANKDIRNLFLAVSVIWAASLLLAQGFLWLRYQRLSLCLLFIFLLAAAAIWVVCCSYFKKQNKIMEQAVSQINVYLDGDSNARIECDSEGELYRLFHSVNSLAAVLNAHADNELREKEFLKNTISDISHQLKTPLAALNIYNGLLHEEDIEASSVKEFADLSEQELDRMETLVQSLLKITRLDAGSVTLEKGAENVADMLRDVELHFAYRAKQEHKELVLSGPEEVLLFCDRDWLTEAIDNIVKNALDHTESGDAVHITWKALPNAVQIAVKDNGCGIHPEDLHHIFKRFYRSRFSQDKQGIGLGLPLAKTIVEAHSGTIEVDSELGKGTTFTMNFLIPTKL; from the coding sequence ATGAAAATACTTGCAAATAAGGATATCAGAAATCTGTTTCTTGCGGTATCGGTTATCTGGGCAGCATCCCTCCTGCTGGCACAGGGCTTTTTATGGCTGCGCTATCAAAGGCTTTCTTTGTGCCTGCTGTTTATTTTTTTGTTGGCAGCGGCGGCTATATGGGTGGTTTGCTGCTCCTATTTCAAAAAGCAGAATAAGATCATGGAACAGGCGGTATCCCAGATCAATGTGTATCTTGACGGGGATAGCAACGCACGTATTGAATGCGACAGTGAGGGGGAGCTATATCGGCTGTTCCATTCCGTCAATTCCCTGGCGGCGGTTTTGAACGCCCACGCAGATAACGAGCTTCGGGAAAAGGAATTTTTGAAAAATACGATCTCCGATATTTCCCACCAGCTGAAAACACCGCTGGCGGCACTGAATATTTATAATGGCCTGCTTCATGAGGAAGATATAGAAGCGTCCTCCGTGAAAGAATTTGCTGACCTGTCTGAGCAGGAGCTTGACCGCATGGAAACGCTGGTGCAGAGCCTGCTGAAGATCACAAGGCTGGACGCCGGTTCCGTCACGCTGGAAAAGGGGGCCGAGAATGTGGCGGATATGCTGCGGGATGTTGAGCTGCATTTCGCATACCGGGCCAAACAGGAGCATAAAGAACTTGTCCTGTCCGGCCCGGAGGAGGTCCTTCTTTTCTGCGACCGCGACTGGCTGACCGAGGCCATTGACAACATCGTGAAAAACGCCCTCGACCATACGGAGAGCGGCGACGCGGTTCATATTACATGGAAAGCTTTGCCCAATGCCGTTCAGATCGCCGTAAAGGACAACGGCTGCGGCATCCATCCGGAGGACCTGCACCATATTTTCAAGCGGTTCTACCGCAGCCGCTTTTCCCAGGACAAGCAGGGCATCGGGCTGGGCCTGCCGCTGGCAAAGACCATCGTGGAAGCCCATAGCGGCACGATTGAGGTGGACAGTGAACTTGGAAAAGGCACGACCTTCACCATGAATTTTTTAATTCCTACAAAATTGTAG
- a CDS encoding response regulator transcription factor: MSKILLLEDDLSLINGLSFAFKKQGFELNIARTLKEADALWADGRYDLLVLDVSLPDGTGFEFCKRVRQVSKVPIIFLTASDEETSIIMGLDMGGDDYITKPFKLGVLVSRVNALLRRAKDFSATDTELQSNGIKVLLLQGQAFKNGELLDLTAAEYKLLCLFMRNPNTVLTKEQILDKLWDCDGNYIDSSTLTVYMRRLRMKIEDNPSDPQMLLTVRRMGYKWNVVG, encoded by the coding sequence ATGAGTAAGATATTACTTTTGGAAGATGATTTGAGCCTGATCAACGGGCTTTCCTTTGCGTTCAAGAAGCAGGGATTTGAATTGAATATTGCCAGAACGTTGAAAGAAGCGGATGCGCTGTGGGCGGATGGCAGGTATGATTTGTTGGTACTGGATGTATCCCTGCCGGACGGCACCGGCTTTGAATTTTGCAAACGGGTGCGGCAGGTTTCCAAGGTGCCGATCATCTTTCTGACCGCTTCGGACGAAGAAACGAGTATCATTATGGGGCTGGATATGGGCGGCGACGACTATATCACCAAGCCCTTCAAGCTTGGAGTCCTGGTTTCACGGGTCAATGCCCTGCTTCGCCGTGCAAAGGATTTCAGCGCAACGGACACAGAACTGCAATCGAACGGAATCAAGGTTCTTTTGCTGCAGGGTCAGGCTTTCAAAAATGGGGAGCTGTTGGATTTGACCGCTGCTGAATACAAGCTGCTGTGCCTGTTTATGCGAAACCCCAATACGGTGCTTACCAAGGAGCAGATATTAGATAAACTGTGGGACTGCGACGGAAATTATATCGACAGCAGCACCCTCACCGTGTATATGCGGCGGCTTCGCATGAAGATTGAGGATAACCCCAGTGACCCGCAGATGCTCCTGACCGTCCGTCGCATGGGCTATAAATGGAATGTAGTAGGGTGA
- a CDS encoding helix-turn-helix domain-containing protein — MDYMTLKEAAEKWSVSPRRVNYYCAGGRIPSAVKMAGVWLIPKTAEKPIDGRTKQGKEQKHE, encoded by the coding sequence ATGGATTATATGACATTGAAAGAGGCCGCTGAGAAATGGAGCGTGTCACCTCGTAGGGTAAATTATTATTGCGCTGGTGGTCGTATCCCCAGCGCTGTAAAGATGGCCGGTGTTTGGCTGATTCCCAAAACTGCGGAAAAGCCGATTGATGGCCGGACGAAACAGGGAAAGGAACAGAAGCATGAGTAA